The Eublepharis macularius isolate TG4126 chromosome 8, MPM_Emac_v1.0, whole genome shotgun sequence genome contains a region encoding:
- the RPS23 gene encoding 40S ribosomal protein S23 yields the protein MGKCRGLRTARKLRSHRRDQKWHDKQYKKAHLGTALKANPFGGASHAKGIVLEKVGVEAKQPNSAIRKCVRVQLIKNGKKITAFVPNDGCLNFIEENDEVLVAGFGRKGHAVGDIPGVRFKVVKVANVSLLALYKGKKERPRS from the exons ATGG GTAAGTGCCGTGGGCTTCGTACTGCTAGGAAGCTGCGCAGTCACCGCCGGGATCAGAAGTGGCACGACAAGCAGTATAAGAAGGCTCACTTGGGCACTGCTCTGAAGGCCAACCCCTTTGGCGGAGCTTCCCATGCTAAAGGAATAGTCCTGGAAAAAGT TGGTGTAGAGGCTAAGCAGCCGAATTCTGCCATCAGGAAGTGTGTCAGAGTCCAGCTTATCAAGAATGGCAAGAAAATAACAGCCTTTGTTCCTAATGATGGCTGTTTGAACTTTATTGAG GAGAATGACGAGGTTCTGGTAGCTGGATTTGGTCGGAAGGGTCATGCTGTTGGTGACATTCCTGGAGTTCGTTTCAAAGTTGTCAAAGTAGCAAACGTTTCTCTGTTAGCCTTGtacaaaggcaagaaggagagaccAAGATCATAA